The following are encoded together in the Mycolicibacterium arabiense genome:
- a CDS encoding acyl-CoA dehydrogenase family protein yields MSTRPSQHTPSQNAGPTTPDVLLRVDSLLDDEERQIRDTVRALVKSRIAPDIASWYEKGELPARELAVELGSLGLLGMHLQGYGCAGTSAVAYGLACLELEAGDSGIRSLVSVQGSLAMFALHAFGSEEQKQHWLPEMAAGRKIGCFGLTEPDFGSDPAGMRTRAVRSGDDWVLNGTKTWITNGSVADVAIVWARTDDGIRGFAVPTDTPGFTARTITSKMSLRASVTSELVLDDVRLPESARLPGATSLRAPLSCLNEARFGIVFGSVGAARDCLETALSYAQSRMQFDRPIGGFQLTQQKLADMTLEYGKGFLLAIHLGRAKDGDGLAPEQVSLGKLNNVREAIAIARTARTILGASGITGEYPVMRHANNLESVLTYEGTSEMHTLVIGQALTGTAAFR; encoded by the coding sequence ATGTCCACGAGGCCTTCTCAGCACACGCCTTCCCAAAACGCCGGACCCACCACGCCGGACGTCCTGCTGCGGGTCGACAGCCTGCTCGACGACGAGGAGCGCCAGATCCGGGACACCGTGCGCGCTCTGGTCAAGAGTCGCATCGCACCCGACATCGCCTCCTGGTACGAGAAGGGTGAACTGCCCGCCCGCGAACTGGCCGTCGAACTCGGCAGCCTAGGACTGCTCGGCATGCACCTACAGGGCTACGGCTGCGCAGGCACGTCGGCCGTGGCGTACGGCCTGGCCTGCCTCGAACTGGAGGCAGGCGACTCCGGCATCCGCTCGCTGGTCAGCGTGCAGGGTTCCCTGGCCATGTTCGCGCTGCACGCATTCGGCAGCGAGGAGCAGAAGCAGCACTGGCTGCCGGAGATGGCGGCCGGCCGCAAGATCGGGTGCTTCGGGCTGACCGAACCGGACTTCGGCTCCGACCCGGCCGGGATGCGCACCCGCGCAGTCCGATCCGGCGACGACTGGGTACTCAACGGCACCAAGACCTGGATCACCAACGGTTCGGTCGCCGACGTCGCGATCGTGTGGGCGCGCACCGACGACGGCATCAGGGGCTTCGCCGTCCCCACCGACACGCCGGGCTTCACCGCCCGCACCATCACCTCCAAGATGTCGCTGCGGGCTTCGGTCACCAGCGAACTGGTGCTCGACGACGTGCGGCTGCCCGAGAGCGCCCGCCTGCCGGGGGCCACCAGTCTGCGCGCACCGCTGAGCTGCCTCAACGAGGCGAGGTTCGGCATCGTCTTCGGCTCGGTCGGCGCCGCCAGGGACTGCCTGGAGACCGCGCTGAGCTACGCGCAGTCGCGCATGCAGTTCGACCGGCCGATCGGCGGATTCCAGCTCACCCAGCAGAAACTGGCGGACATGACGCTGGAGTACGGTAAGGGATTCCTGCTGGCGATCCACCTCGGCCGGGCCAAGGACGGCGACGGTCTGGCGCCCGAGCAGGTGAGCCTGGGCAAGCTCAACAACGTCCGCGAGGCGATCGCGATCGCGCGCACGGCGCGCACCATCCTGGGTGCGAGCGGCATCACCGGCGAGTACCCGGTGATGCGGCACGCCAACAACCTGGAATCGGTGTTGACCTACGAGGGCACCAGCGAGATGCATACCCTGGTGATCGGGCAGGCGCTCACCGGCACCGCCGCGTTCCGCTGA
- a CDS encoding amidohydrolase family protein: protein MSSLLVEDIGLLVHGDRSMAPIRDTTLLIEDGLIAAIGTGGEDADGVLSANGLTVMPGLVDGHVHPTFGEWTPAQNAVGWIHNYLHGGTTSMVSAGELHIPGLAFDALTPELVLSIAITSKHTTGRMRPSGVKVDAGTVLLVPGMTEEHFDRAHREGIDQLKFIFYDWNRLGDGEAQRYVRWAHERRMTVKMHSGGVSRSGSSRVAGADVVMAVRPDVVGHISGGPIPPPDSDIKAIIAGLPDTYVEVCSSNNYRATTVVVDELTRHGRLDRLTLGTDTPGGTGVIPRGMLRNVCFIASVCGMDPVSAVAAATGQTARAHGLRTGVIAEGMPADLLVLGPITGSTATDALECFAMGDLPGIASVLVDGVPLVASRSEQTPPPSRSVTWRGAPRRREQDRPTPAGAHASGCC from the coding sequence GTGAGTTCGCTGCTCGTGGAGGACATCGGCCTCCTGGTGCACGGCGACCGGTCGATGGCGCCGATCCGCGACACCACACTGCTCATCGAGGACGGCCTCATCGCAGCGATCGGCACCGGCGGCGAAGACGCCGACGGGGTCCTGTCGGCGAACGGGCTCACCGTGATGCCGGGTCTGGTCGACGGCCACGTCCACCCCACCTTCGGTGAGTGGACACCGGCCCAGAACGCCGTCGGATGGATCCACAACTATCTGCACGGTGGCACCACCTCGATGGTCTCGGCAGGCGAACTGCACATCCCAGGTCTGGCCTTCGACGCCCTCACTCCCGAACTCGTGTTGAGCATCGCGATCACGAGCAAGCACACCACCGGACGCATGCGGCCGTCGGGAGTCAAGGTCGATGCGGGCACGGTGCTGCTGGTTCCCGGCATGACCGAGGAACACTTCGACCGTGCACACCGCGAGGGGATCGACCAGCTCAAGTTCATCTTCTACGACTGGAACCGGCTCGGCGACGGCGAAGCCCAGCGCTACGTTCGATGGGCGCACGAACGCCGGATGACCGTCAAGATGCACTCCGGCGGAGTGTCGCGGTCGGGGTCCAGCCGCGTGGCCGGCGCCGACGTGGTGATGGCAGTGAGACCCGATGTCGTGGGGCACATCTCGGGTGGGCCGATCCCACCGCCGGACTCGGACATCAAGGCGATCATCGCCGGCTTGCCCGACACCTACGTCGAGGTGTGCAGTTCGAACAACTACCGGGCCACCACGGTGGTGGTCGACGAGCTGACCCGGCATGGCCGGCTCGACCGGCTGACGCTGGGCACCGACACACCCGGCGGCACCGGGGTCATCCCGCGCGGCATGCTGCGCAACGTGTGCTTCATCGCCTCGGTGTGCGGCATGGATCCGGTGTCGGCAGTCGCCGCCGCCACCGGTCAGACCGCTCGCGCACACGGGCTGCGCACCGGCGTCATCGCCGAAGGCATGCCCGCCGACCTGCTGGTGCTCGGACCCATCACGGGGTCGACGGCGACCGACGCGCTCGAATGCTTCGCCATGGGCGACCTGCCCGGCATCGCTTCGGTGCTGGTCGACGGGGTTCCGCTGGTCGCCAGTCGCAGCGAGCAGACCCCGCCTCCGAGTCGATCGGTGACGTGGCGCGGTGCGCCGCGGCGTCGCGAGCAGGACCGGCCTACCCCGGCCGGAGCACACGCCTCCGGCTGCTGCTGA
- a CDS encoding FUSC family protein, giving the protein MSSPRRRVRELLRPVGRSRWGMAACLALALGAILAVAAALDRGEIGSAVALGFVLTAVPSLPQAWRQAVTVMAVRSVAVLLGAGAAVLTVDHSVALGVATVTAAVVGALANRVGPTAGLAVVLVAVDLTHVAGAQQFPVAALLSYAAGAALVVVAWTVWFVGSRAVRSAESPPRTFPTQLRPPGTSPAQPGPRDAGGHAVRVGVAVAVAVLLAGLLPDDLVGGHWLVTSVLLTVQPTAADTGMRLAQRLSGNAVGALIAAVLLGARPGFVVIAAATVVLFTLAMALRPVNYTWWAVTGPPVLLVISEYPALFPWYEGGVRLLMNLAGAAIVVAVVFGPLLLSRFTSRDRLPREDGFG; this is encoded by the coding sequence GTGTCGTCACCACGCCGGCGGGTTCGAGAACTGCTGCGCCCCGTCGGCCGCAGCAGGTGGGGGATGGCGGCCTGCCTCGCGCTGGCCCTCGGGGCGATCCTCGCGGTGGCCGCCGCCCTCGACCGCGGGGAGATCGGATCGGCAGTGGCGCTGGGCTTCGTGCTGACCGCCGTGCCGTCGCTCCCGCAGGCCTGGCGGCAAGCGGTCACCGTCATGGCCGTCAGGTCCGTTGCGGTGCTGCTCGGTGCGGGAGCCGCCGTGCTCACCGTCGACCACTCCGTCGCCCTCGGCGTGGCGACCGTGACGGCCGCGGTCGTCGGCGCGCTCGCCAACCGGGTCGGACCGACGGCGGGCCTGGCGGTCGTGCTGGTCGCCGTCGACCTGACGCACGTCGCCGGGGCGCAGCAGTTCCCGGTTGCAGCACTGCTGTCGTACGCAGCCGGCGCGGCGCTGGTCGTGGTGGCCTGGACGGTGTGGTTCGTGGGCTCGCGCGCCGTGCGTTCCGCCGAGAGCCCGCCCAGAACATTTCCCACCCAGCTTCGCCCGCCCGGAACGTCTCCTGCCCAGCCCGGTCCGCGGGACGCGGGAGGGCACGCCGTCCGGGTCGGCGTCGCGGTCGCGGTCGCCGTCCTGTTGGCCGGTCTGCTGCCCGACGACCTGGTGGGGGGTCACTGGCTGGTGACCAGCGTGCTGTTGACCGTGCAACCCACCGCCGCGGACACCGGAATGCGTTTGGCGCAGCGGCTTTCGGGCAACGCCGTGGGTGCGTTGATCGCTGCGGTCCTGCTGGGTGCGCGGCCCGGCTTCGTGGTCATTGCCGCCGCGACGGTGGTGCTGTTCACGCTGGCGATGGCGCTGCGGCCGGTGAACTACACGTGGTGGGCGGTGACGGGACCGCCCGTGCTGCTGGTCATCAGCGAGTATCCGGCGCTGTTCCCCTGGTACGAGGGCGGAGTCCGTCTGCTCATGAATTTGGCGGGCGCCGCGATCGTGGTCGCGGTGGTCTTCGGGCCATTGCTGCTGAGCCGGTTCACCTCTCGGGACCGGCTTCCCCGGGAAGACGGGTTCGGATAG
- a CDS encoding (2Fe-2S)-binding protein, producing the protein MSAETPTTGTPDTESPAHVTITVTVNGKSVSRSVPPRRVLADFLRDDLGLTGTHLGCEHGVCGACTVFVDGRSARACLTLAVQVDGMRVDTVEGLDQFEESARLRKAFSERGGLQCGFCTPGFLVSAVELLRDPDAEKPLTADSVREALSGNICRCTGYQGIVAAVLDAAAPPDSGDSAD; encoded by the coding sequence TTGTCCGCTGAAACCCCGACCACTGGCACCCCAGACACCGAAAGCCCGGCGCACGTGACGATCACGGTGACGGTCAACGGCAAATCGGTATCGCGGTCGGTGCCGCCGCGACGCGTCCTCGCCGACTTCCTGCGCGACGATCTCGGTCTCACCGGAACGCATCTCGGGTGTGAGCACGGCGTGTGCGGAGCCTGCACGGTGTTCGTCGACGGACGGTCTGCACGGGCGTGCCTGACGCTGGCCGTCCAGGTCGACGGAATGCGCGTCGACACCGTCGAGGGACTCGACCAGTTCGAGGAGTCGGCGCGGCTGCGCAAGGCGTTCTCCGAGCGCGGCGGCCTGCAGTGCGGGTTCTGCACCCCTGGCTTCCTGGTCAGCGCGGTGGAACTGCTTCGCGACCCGGACGCCGAGAAGCCGCTCACTGCCGACTCCGTGCGAGAGGCACTGTCGGGCAACATCTGTCGCTGCACCGGGTACCAGGGCATCGTGGCGGCGGTCCTCGATGCCGCGGCGCCCCCGGACAGCGGGGACAGTGCCGACTGA
- a CDS encoding FAD binding domain-containing protein, which yields MKPAEFAYHRPESVAEALHLLAADPDAKLLAGGQSLLTLMNLRLARPSAVIDVGRLTELSRIFDDTDDLILGALVTHRTVEVDPLVAARAPLLSDAARYIGHVGIRNRGTIGGSIAHADPAAEMPLATLLLGATFHVDSMARGRREVPADEMFVSFYTSALEPDEMVTWISVPAIRPDQGWGFVEYAHQHGDYGLAGAGCVITLGPDGRISALRAAALSVADRPLPFVGDDAIGMLPDDRLFEDLAQAWTRNVEPAADDADYVRRLCATALAESMAEATRRATAVGGEPHLVR from the coding sequence GTGAAGCCCGCTGAATTCGCCTATCACAGGCCGGAATCGGTCGCCGAGGCGTTGCACCTGCTGGCGGCAGACCCGGACGCGAAACTACTCGCGGGCGGGCAGTCCCTCCTGACGCTGATGAACCTGCGGCTCGCGCGACCCTCGGCCGTCATCGACGTCGGCAGGCTCACCGAGCTGAGCCGCATCTTCGACGACACCGACGACCTGATCCTCGGCGCGCTGGTGACCCACCGCACGGTGGAGGTCGACCCGTTGGTCGCCGCACGCGCACCTCTGCTGTCCGACGCGGCGCGCTACATCGGTCACGTCGGCATCCGCAACCGCGGCACCATCGGCGGCTCCATCGCCCATGCCGACCCCGCCGCCGAAATGCCGCTGGCGACACTGCTACTCGGCGCGACGTTCCACGTCGACTCCATGGCCAGGGGCAGACGCGAGGTGCCCGCCGACGAGATGTTCGTGTCGTTCTACACCAGCGCGCTGGAACCCGACGAGATGGTCACCTGGATCTCCGTTCCCGCGATCCGGCCGGACCAGGGCTGGGGCTTCGTCGAGTACGCCCACCAGCACGGCGACTACGGGCTGGCCGGCGCGGGTTGTGTGATCACGCTGGGGCCCGACGGACGCATCTCGGCGCTGCGGGCGGCCGCCCTCAGCGTCGCCGACCGACCGCTGCCGTTCGTCGGCGACGACGCGATCGGCATGCTCCCCGATGACCGGCTGTTCGAGGACCTCGCGCAGGCCTGGACCCGAAATGTCGAACCGGCGGCCGACGACGCCGACTACGTCCGACGGCTGTGTGCGACCGCCTTGGCCGAGTCGATGGCCGAGGCGACTCGGCGTGCCACCGCCGTAGGAGGGGAGCCCCACCTTGTCCGCTGA
- a CDS encoding xanthine dehydrogenase family protein molybdopterin-binding subunit: MSPSPEPGTARGWVGTSVRRREDDRMLGGNGRFLADHSAGAAHVVFVRSTQAHATIEHVDTTAAEAAPGVHGVFLAADLGLTDTPIPALTIPDPDFTAATSLTLAEQRLPILACGTAYYVGQPIAVVIADDRYLAEDAAERVEVSYRPLPPVVDAEEALQPTSPVLFDHLDDNEAASLEYAFGDPEAAFAAAHHVVQGTYRMERHGAVPLECRGVLADYDPARQRVDVTTSTQVPHMVRNAICAVTGWTREDVKVSVPDVGGGFGTKANVYGEEVVLAVLARRTARRLIWTEDRQEHLVASAQARDQLHRARLAVDADGRILAWEDDFVVDIGAGSLWVSGIVANTAIHLMGPYRIPAVHVTGRAALTNKTLVAQYRGAGRPEATFALERSLDAAAAALGLSVAEIRRRNLLTADDMPYARPIPYRDGVPIAFDGGDYLACLESAVRALPASEIEHCAAEHPDHRIGYGLSSYLEATGRGPHETARMRLRSDGRFEVTAGAASAGQGHETVFAQVAADALGVPLGQVRYRPADTERLPDGVGTFASRSAILAGSAVHQAAGELIDMAARRAAALMGLDAEADVVEYSDGCFRAGARTVDWADLAAARCVGGADEGGPALDVSTVFRVPTVTWTMGVHAVILGVHRRTGIVKVLRYAVSHEGGREINPRIVEGQIVGGVAQGIGGALFEAWRYSATGEPTSTTFAAYHLPLTTDVPNVVVNHLHVDTPANPIGVRGAGESGTIAVYSAIASAVDDAVGGGLHVATTPIHSGDLCRAMTGVPA, translated from the coding sequence ATGTCCCCATCGCCTGAGCCGGGTACCGCCCGCGGATGGGTCGGCACCTCGGTGCGGCGCCGGGAGGACGACCGGATGCTCGGCGGGAACGGACGGTTCCTCGCCGACCACTCCGCAGGCGCCGCACACGTCGTGTTCGTGCGGTCCACCCAGGCCCACGCCACGATCGAACACGTCGACACGACGGCCGCCGAGGCAGCGCCGGGCGTGCACGGCGTGTTCCTCGCCGCCGACCTCGGGCTCACCGACACCCCGATCCCAGCGCTGACCATCCCCGACCCCGACTTCACCGCCGCCACGTCGCTGACACTCGCCGAGCAGCGACTGCCCATCCTGGCCTGCGGCACCGCGTACTACGTCGGCCAGCCGATCGCCGTCGTCATCGCCGACGACCGGTACCTGGCCGAGGACGCCGCCGAGCGCGTCGAGGTGTCGTACCGGCCGCTGCCCCCGGTGGTGGACGCCGAAGAGGCCCTGCAGCCGACGAGTCCCGTGCTCTTCGACCACCTCGACGACAACGAGGCTGCCAGCCTGGAGTATGCATTCGGCGACCCCGAGGCCGCCTTCGCGGCCGCCCACCACGTGGTGCAGGGGACCTACCGGATGGAGCGGCACGGCGCGGTCCCCCTCGAATGCCGCGGTGTACTCGCCGATTACGACCCGGCGCGGCAGCGGGTCGACGTCACGACGTCGACCCAGGTACCGCACATGGTGCGCAACGCGATCTGCGCGGTCACGGGCTGGACGCGCGAGGACGTCAAGGTTTCGGTACCCGACGTCGGTGGCGGGTTCGGCACCAAGGCCAACGTCTACGGCGAGGAAGTGGTGCTCGCCGTGCTGGCACGCCGCACCGCACGCAGGCTCATCTGGACCGAGGACCGCCAGGAACACCTCGTCGCGAGCGCCCAGGCGCGCGACCAGTTGCACCGGGCCCGGCTCGCCGTCGACGCCGACGGCCGAATCCTGGCCTGGGAGGACGACTTCGTCGTCGACATCGGCGCAGGCAGCCTGTGGGTGTCGGGCATCGTCGCCAACACCGCAATCCACCTCATGGGTCCCTACCGGATTCCCGCCGTGCACGTCACCGGCCGTGCTGCCCTGACCAACAAGACCCTCGTCGCGCAGTACCGGGGAGCCGGGCGTCCCGAGGCCACCTTCGCGCTCGAGCGCAGCCTCGATGCGGCCGCCGCCGCGCTGGGGCTGTCGGTCGCGGAGATCCGCCGGCGAAACCTCCTCACCGCGGACGACATGCCCTACGCGCGGCCCATCCCGTACCGCGACGGCGTGCCGATCGCATTCGACGGCGGTGACTACCTCGCGTGCCTCGAGTCGGCGGTGCGGGCACTGCCGGCTTCGGAGATCGAGCATTGTGCCGCCGAGCATCCCGACCACCGCATCGGGTACGGGCTCTCGTCGTACCTCGAGGCGACGGGCAGGGGCCCGCACGAAACGGCCAGGATGCGGTTGCGCTCCGACGGCCGGTTCGAGGTCACGGCGGGCGCGGCGTCTGCGGGCCAGGGCCACGAGACGGTCTTCGCGCAGGTGGCCGCCGATGCCCTCGGCGTGCCGCTGGGGCAGGTGCGCTACCGGCCCGCCGACACCGAACGGCTGCCCGACGGCGTCGGCACGTTCGCCAGCAGGTCGGCCATCCTGGCCGGTTCCGCCGTGCACCAGGCCGCAGGCGAACTGATCGACATGGCCGCACGCCGGGCCGCCGCACTCATGGGCCTCGACGCCGAGGCGGACGTCGTCGAGTACTCCGACGGATGCTTCCGCGCCGGCGCGAGGACGGTGGACTGGGCCGACCTGGCCGCCGCCCGGTGCGTGGGCGGGGCCGACGAAGGCGGTCCCGCGCTCGACGTCAGCACCGTGTTCCGCGTCCCGACCGTGACGTGGACGATGGGGGTCCACGCGGTCATTCTCGGCGTGCACCGCCGCACCGGCATCGTGAAGGTGTTGCGCTACGCGGTGTCTCACGAGGGCGGCCGCGAGATCAACCCCCGCATCGTCGAGGGCCAGATCGTCGGCGGCGTCGCCCAGGGCATCGGCGGCGCGCTGTTCGAGGCGTGGCGCTACTCGGCGACCGGTGAACCGACGTCCACGACCTTCGCCGCCTACCACCTGCCGCTGACCACCGACGTGCCGAACGTCGTCGTCAACCACCTCCACGTCGACACCCCGGCCAATCCGATCGGCGTCCGCGGCGCGGGGGAGAGCGGCACCATCGCGGTGTACTCGGCGATCGCAAGCGCCGTGGACGACGCGGTGGGAGGTGGCCTCCACGTGGCGACGACGCCGATCCACAGCGGCGACCTGTGCAGGGCGATGACGGGGGTTCCTGCGTGA
- a CDS encoding ABC transporter permease, translating into MTATLPQTPVTTATPARRRLTLRRVLGSQLFGASALAVLVLVAWEVMSGLTFVIPSPLQTLTVLVENLSDPAYLFDLRVTAQSVLMAFVIGTAVGGATGLALGLSRRLRTIFEPLIIMLNGIPKIVLYPVLLPIFSLSGSKVVMGVLFALFPVLVNVSTGVQEIPKVYWKLARSVQANAWQTLVHIIFPAIRRPMLTGVRLAVSLAVVGVVLSEFFATRRGLGRVVLQAYSHGDYPSMVATIMLLITISFGISIALWQWEKRLH; encoded by the coding sequence GTGACCGCGACACTTCCGCAGACCCCGGTAACCACCGCGACCCCGGCCCGACGGCGTCTCACCCTGCGCCGGGTGCTCGGCAGCCAGCTGTTCGGCGCGTCCGCGTTGGCAGTCCTGGTCCTCGTCGCCTGGGAGGTGATGTCCGGCCTCACGTTCGTGATCCCATCGCCGCTGCAAACCCTCACCGTGCTCGTCGAGAATCTGTCCGACCCGGCATACCTGTTCGACCTGAGGGTGACGGCGCAATCGGTGTTGATGGCCTTCGTCATCGGCACGGCCGTCGGTGGTGCAACCGGTTTGGCGCTCGGCCTGTCCCGCAGGCTGCGGACCATCTTCGAGCCGCTGATCATCATGCTCAACGGCATCCCGAAGATCGTGCTCTACCCGGTACTCCTGCCGATCTTCAGCCTGTCCGGCTCCAAGGTCGTCATGGGCGTGCTCTTCGCACTGTTCCCCGTGCTCGTCAACGTCTCCACCGGGGTGCAGGAGATCCCCAAGGTGTACTGGAAGCTCGCCCGCTCGGTACAGGCCAACGCCTGGCAGACGTTGGTGCACATCATCTTCCCCGCCATCCGCAGGCCGATGCTGACCGGTGTGCGGCTGGCCGTCAGCCTCGCGGTCGTCGGCGTGGTGCTCTCGGAGTTCTTCGCCACCCGACGCGGACTGGGCCGCGTCGTCCTGCAGGCCTACAGTCACGGCGACTACCCGTCGATGGTGGCCACCATCATGCTGCTGATCACCATCTCCTTCGGCATCTCGATTGCGCTGTGGCAGTGGGAGAAACGGCTCCATTGA
- a CDS encoding ABC transporter permease produces MTTSITATDDPPMQTTPPHAATPEPTPRRRRFGDLAIGVGSTVGLVLLFTVLAEIGSRAGWWSDHVLPAPSVIFTALGRLLTEPQFWLDAQRTGIEVSLSILFGCFLGFVAGLLFWKVPLLGRVFEPYLVSFYAVPLVLFYPVMIVLVGINAMSVIILATIMAAIPMALNTAVGLNQMPAVYLKLARSLRASPRQTLFAIAIPAAGPYIVAGLRLGVVYALIGTIAMEFTTAQAGLGYRIRYLYEIFDNTEMFAYIVVVLLLSCLLTLVLAAVERLLLRGRNS; encoded by the coding sequence GTGACCACGTCCATCACCGCCACCGACGATCCGCCCATGCAGACCACCCCACCGCACGCCGCGACGCCCGAGCCGACGCCGCGCAGGCGCAGGTTCGGTGATCTGGCAATCGGCGTGGGCTCCACGGTCGGGCTGGTGCTGCTGTTCACGGTGCTCGCCGAGATCGGCTCCCGCGCCGGCTGGTGGAGCGACCACGTCCTGCCCGCACCGTCGGTGATCTTCACCGCCCTCGGACGCTTGCTCACGGAGCCGCAGTTCTGGCTCGACGCGCAGCGCACCGGCATCGAGGTATCGCTGTCGATCCTGTTCGGGTGCTTCCTCGGTTTCGTTGCGGGCCTGCTGTTCTGGAAGGTCCCACTGCTGGGCCGGGTGTTCGAGCCCTACCTGGTGTCGTTCTACGCCGTACCGCTCGTGCTGTTCTACCCGGTGATGATCGTGCTGGTCGGCATCAACGCGATGTCCGTCATCATCCTGGCGACGATCATGGCCGCGATCCCGATGGCGCTGAACACCGCGGTCGGGCTGAACCAGATGCCCGCGGTGTACCTGAAACTCGCACGATCGCTGCGCGCGTCGCCCCGCCAGACCCTGTTCGCCATCGCCATCCCGGCCGCCGGACCGTACATCGTCGCCGGGTTGCGCCTCGGCGTGGTGTACGCGCTGATCGGCACGATCGCGATGGAGTTCACCACGGCTCAGGCGGGTCTGGGCTACCGGATCCGCTACCTGTACGAGATCTTCGACAACACCGAGATGTTCGCCTACATCGTGGTGGTCTTGCTGCTGTCGTGCCTGCTGACGCTCGTCCTGGCAGCCGTCGAGCGGCTCCTGCTGCGAGGGAGGAACTCGTGA
- a CDS encoding ABC transporter ATP-binding protein: MNSQGIEMAGVSVVFDTPERKVTAVTGIDQTVPHSSFVSIVGPSGCGKSTLLAVVSGLQKATTGSVSVAGKPVTGPDPKIGVVFQEDSTLPWRTVEENVAFAMEMIGTPKATRKQRARDTIELVGLGGFEKSYPSMLSGGMRQRVALARTLAVQPEVVLMDEPFAALDQQTRLFLGAEVRQIWARTKQTIMFVTHDISEAILLSQQVWVMSYRPGTIIDVVDIDLPAERDAGVVSTPRFNELHNRIWGSLQAESMRGFKQQETGEPPAERQDEVAAT; this comes from the coding sequence GTGAACTCCCAAGGCATCGAGATGGCCGGGGTGTCAGTGGTATTCGACACGCCCGAGCGCAAGGTCACTGCGGTCACCGGCATCGACCAGACCGTTCCCCACTCGAGCTTCGTGTCGATCGTCGGGCCGAGCGGTTGCGGCAAGTCGACGCTGCTGGCCGTCGTGTCGGGACTGCAGAAGGCCACCACCGGCTCGGTCAGCGTGGCAGGCAAGCCGGTCACCGGGCCCGACCCGAAGATCGGCGTCGTCTTCCAGGAGGACTCGACGCTGCCGTGGCGCACCGTCGAGGAGAACGTCGCCTTCGCGATGGAGATGATCGGAACCCCGAAGGCGACGCGTAAGCAACGCGCCCGGGACACCATCGAACTGGTGGGGCTCGGCGGCTTCGAGAAGTCCTATCCCTCCATGCTCTCGGGTGGCATGCGGCAACGCGTCGCGCTCGCCCGCACGCTCGCCGTGCAACCCGAGGTGGTCCTGATGGACGAGCCGTTCGCGGCACTCGACCAGCAGACCCGGCTGTTCCTCGGCGCCGAGGTCCGCCAGATCTGGGCCCGGACGAAGCAGACGATCATGTTCGTCACCCACGACATATCCGAGGCGATCCTGCTCTCGCAGCAGGTGTGGGTGATGTCGTACCGGCCGGGCACGATCATCGACGTGGTCGACATCGACCTGCCCGCCGAGCGCGACGCCGGGGTGGTCTCGACGCCGCGGTTCAACGAACTGCACAACCGCATCTGGGGTTCGCTGCAGGCCGAGTCGATGCGTGGGTTCAAGCAGCAGGAGACGGGCGAGCCGCCCGCGGAGCGTCAGGACGAGGTGGCGGCGACGTGA